The Aythya fuligula isolate bAytFul2 chromosome 2, bAytFul2.pri, whole genome shotgun sequence genome contains a region encoding:
- the ANKRD46 gene encoding ankyrin repeat domain-containing protein 46: protein MSYVFVNDSSQTNVPLLQACIDGDFNYSKRLLESGFDPNIRDSRGRTGLHLAAARGNVDICQLLHKFGADLLATDYQGNTALHLCGHVDTIQFLVSNGLKIDICNHQGATPLVLAKRRGVNKDVIRLLESLEEQEVKGFNRGAHSKLETMQTAESESAMESHSLLNPNLQQGEGVLSSFRTTWQEFVEDLGFWRVLLLIIVIALLSLGIAYYVSGVLPFVENQPELVH from the exons ATGTCCTACGTTTTCGTCAACGACTCATCCCAGACAAACGTGCCGCTGCTGCAGGCTTGCATCGATGGAGATTTTAACTATTCCAAACGCCTGCTGGAGAGTGGGTTTGACCCAAATATTCGTGACAGCCGGGGCCGGACTGGCCTTCACCTTGCTGCAGCCAGAGGAAACGTAGACATCTGTCAACTCCTGCACAAATTCGGGGCTGACCTGCTAGCCACCGATTACCAGGGTAACACAGCCCTGCACCTGTGTGGGCACGTGGACACCATCCAGTTCCTGGTTTCTAATGGACTTAAAATTGATATTTG CAATCACCAAGGTGCAACACCGCTTGTCCTTGCAAAACGAAGGGGTGTAAATAAAGATGTAATTAGACTGCTGGAATCTTTAGAGGAGCAAGAGGTGAAGGGATTCAACAGAGGAGCTCACTCGAAGCTGGAAACGATGCAGACTGCTGAAAGTGAAAG TGCGATGGAAAGCCATTCCCTCCTTAATCCAAACCTACAGCAAGGGGAAGGAGTTCTTTCCAGTTTCCGCACGACATGGCAAGAGTTCGTGGAAGACCTGGGCTTCTGGAGGGTGCTGCTCCTGATCATTGTCATTGCCCTGCTGTCTCTTGGAATAGCGTACTACGTTAGCGGGGTGCTTCCTTTTGTAGAAAATCAGCCTGAACTGGTGCactga